One Sediminicola sp. YIK13 DNA segment encodes these proteins:
- a CDS encoding TIGR02757 family protein gives MKKTELKNFLDAKVSQYNHPEFLESDPIQIPHLFTLKEDVEISGFLTATIAWGNRKSIISNAHKMMELMDHAPYDFIQNHQENDLDRLQNFVHRTFNGVDLAYFVKSLKNIYQYRSGLEGVFTSNIDKKSIQPTISKFKEVFFEIPHPKRTTKHISDPVKGSAAKRINMYLRWMVRDNTTGVDFGLWKDIPTSILSCPLDVHSGNVARKLGLLKRKQNDAKALAELDRSLRHLDPKDPVKYDFALFGLGVFEKF, from the coding sequence ATGAAGAAAACCGAACTAAAGAATTTTTTGGATGCCAAAGTAAGTCAATACAACCATCCAGAATTTTTAGAAAGCGATCCCATTCAAATTCCCCATCTATTTACCCTGAAGGAAGATGTGGAGATCAGTGGATTTCTTACAGCCACCATTGCTTGGGGCAATAGAAAAAGTATCATTTCGAACGCCCATAAAATGATGGAACTAATGGATCATGCTCCGTATGATTTCATACAAAACCATCAAGAGAATGATCTGGATAGGCTACAAAATTTTGTACATAGGACATTTAATGGTGTAGACCTGGCATATTTTGTGAAAAGTCTTAAGAATATTTATCAATACAGGAGCGGGCTGGAGGGTGTTTTCACCAGCAATATCGACAAAAAGTCAATCCAACCTACAATTTCAAAATTTAAGGAAGTCTTCTTTGAGATTCCTCATCCAAAACGCACCACTAAACATATCTCCGATCCGGTAAAGGGCTCTGCAGCCAAACGGATAAATATGTATTTGCGTTGGATGGTCAGGGACAATACAACCGGAGTGGATTTTGGTCTATGGAAAGACATTCCCACTAGTATACTCTCTTGCCCTTTGGATGTACATTCGGGTAATGTCGCCAGAAAATTGGGGTTATTAAAACGCAAACAAAACGATGCCAAAGCCCTTGCCGAATTAGATCGTAGCCTGCGTCATTTAGATCCAAAGGATCCCGTAAAATATGATTTTGCGCTCTTTGGATTAGGCGTTTTTGAAAAGTTTTAA
- a CDS encoding alpha/beta hydrolase family protein codes for MRPRLLANKHNILLIFFTGIFISAGPIVFGQDTDEFIYGDALPDAPELAVRGEYKVGVRTLDFVNPKQIDILNAKEGIAPLYDRPLKIEVWYPALLDGNTPEVVVYDQVMGSSNDEKRPLIPFTFKGRAAKDASPLSKDGPFPLVIVSHGYLGSRLLLTYLTENLASKGYIVVAIDHKDSTFKDAGGFQSTLLNRPKDILFTLNKIDEFNEPKSGSFLSGLIDVNNTAIIGYSMGGYGVLNVAGAGYSEQLKIFFGTMTGGNTAITSLISNDLEFVGGKDPRIKAVVAFAPWGMERGVWDLEGLKGLKTPTFFIAGDQDDISGYEKGIKAIFSGSVNADRYLLTYANARHNVAPNPPPVESLQGDLHIDEYYRYAEPSWDSRRMNNINQHFVTAFIGLHLKAKKDYAKYLNLQENSNGQDWFGFVLRSSTGMELLHKMPGE; via the coding sequence ATGAGACCACGTCTATTAGCAAATAAACACAACATCCTTTTAATCTTTTTTACAGGTATATTCATAAGTGCTGGTCCCATTGTATTTGGTCAGGATACCGATGAATTTATTTATGGGGATGCACTTCCCGACGCGCCAGAATTGGCCGTGAGGGGTGAATATAAGGTTGGGGTACGTACCTTAGATTTCGTCAATCCTAAACAAATAGATATTCTCAATGCTAAAGAGGGAATTGCCCCCTTATACGATAGACCGTTAAAAATTGAAGTATGGTATCCAGCATTACTTGATGGAAATACCCCCGAAGTTGTTGTATATGATCAGGTAATGGGTTCCTCAAATGATGAAAAGAGACCATTGATCCCTTTCACCTTTAAGGGCAGGGCAGCAAAAGATGCTTCCCCCCTCTCCAAAGATGGACCTTTTCCTTTGGTCATAGTTTCCCATGGGTATTTGGGCTCTAGGTTACTTCTCACCTATTTAACCGAAAACCTGGCCTCAAAGGGCTATATCGTGGTAGCCATAGATCACAAGGATTCTACGTTTAAAGATGCTGGCGGTTTTCAAAGCACATTATTGAACAGACCTAAAGATATTTTGTTTACACTAAACAAAATTGACGAATTCAACGAACCAAAATCGGGTAGTTTCCTATCTGGATTAATTGATGTGAACAATACCGCTATTATTGGATATTCCATGGGTGGTTACGGGGTTTTAAATGTAGCTGGAGCAGGATATAGCGAACAATTAAAGATTTTTTTCGGGACCATGACAGGTGGCAATACTGCTATTACAAGTCTTATTTCCAATGACCTGGAATTCGTAGGCGGCAAGGATCCCAGGATTAAGGCCGTTGTTGCTTTTGCACCTTGGGGCATGGAAAGAGGTGTATGGGACTTAGAGGGTCTCAAGGGCCTAAAAACCCCCACTTTTTTTATTGCCGGTGATCAGGATGACATTTCCGGCTATGAAAAGGGAATTAAAGCCATTTTCAGCGGCAGTGTCAATGCTGATAGGTACTTACTCACCTATGCCAATGCCAGACATAATGTTGCGCCCAATCCACCGCCAGTAGAATCTTTACAAGGGGATCTGCACATAGATGAATATTATCGTTATGCAGAACCTTCGTGGGATTCCCGACGAATGAATAATATAAACCAACACTTTGTTACCGCCTTTATAGGCCTACATTTAAAAGCCAAAAAGGATTACGCAAAATATTTGAATCTTCAAGAGAATTCCAATGGTCAAGATTGGTTCGGCTTCGTTCTCAGGTCATCAACCGGAATGGAGTTGTTGCACAAGATGCCAGGGGAGTAA
- a CDS encoding S10 family peptidase yields MIKKTTLAFLLISCTVLLSKAQDRSLPVDTTIVTQHSVTANGATFSYTAKTGTQPVWDDMGKPIAALHYTYYTRNNIKDREERPLVISFNGGPGSGSVWMHLAYTGPRILKIDDEGFPVQPYGVKENPFSILDVADIVYVNPANTGYSRTIPVSGKEVDRSKFFGINADIKYLAEWLNTFVTRNNRWRSPKYIIGESYGGTRVAGLALELQNRQWMYLNGVIMVSPADYKVIRVGGPVSDALNLPYFTAAAWYQKALDPALQQKDLLEILPESENYTLNTLIPALSKGGFISDTEKMEVAKKMAFYSGLTEKEILEHNLVIPTSYFWKALLRDKSGYTIGRLDSRYLGMDKQLAGDSPDYNSELTSWLHSFTPAINYYLQEELKFKTDMKYNMFGPVNPWDDSDDNTRDNLRQAMAQNPYLKVMFQSGYYDGATTYFNAKYTMWQIDPSGRMKDRFSFKGYRSGHMMYLRREDLQKANNDIREFIINSSATGKSAKY; encoded by the coding sequence ATGATAAAAAAAACTACCCTTGCTTTTCTTCTAATTTCATGTACCGTCTTACTTTCCAAAGCCCAGGATAGAAGCCTGCCCGTAGACACTACCATAGTCACCCAACATAGTGTGACCGCGAATGGAGCTACTTTTAGTTACACCGCGAAAACTGGAACCCAGCCGGTTTGGGATGACATGGGGAAACCTATAGCAGCCCTACACTACACCTACTACACAAGAAACAATATAAAGGACAGGGAGGAAAGGCCCTTGGTCATTTCCTTTAATGGCGGACCTGGTTCAGGTTCCGTATGGATGCATTTGGCATACACAGGTCCCCGAATACTCAAAATTGATGATGAAGGCTTTCCTGTTCAACCTTATGGTGTAAAAGAAAATCCTTTTTCAATTTTGGATGTGGCAGATATTGTATACGTAAATCCAGCGAATACAGGATATTCCCGAACCATCCCGGTGAGCGGAAAGGAAGTGGATAGATCTAAATTTTTTGGTATCAATGCCGATATTAAATACCTAGCAGAGTGGTTGAACACCTTTGTTACCCGTAATAACAGATGGCGATCCCCAAAATACATCATAGGGGAAAGCTACGGTGGAACCAGGGTTGCGGGATTGGCATTGGAATTGCAGAATAGGCAGTGGATGTACCTCAATGGGGTCATTATGGTATCTCCAGCAGATTATAAGGTTATACGTGTTGGCGGACCAGTATCCGACGCCTTGAACTTACCATATTTTACAGCAGCGGCATGGTATCAAAAAGCTTTGGACCCTGCCCTGCAGCAGAAAGATCTTCTGGAAATCTTACCGGAATCCGAAAATTATACCCTAAACACCCTTATTCCTGCCTTGTCTAAGGGAGGTTTTATTTCTGATACAGAAAAGATGGAGGTGGCTAAAAAAATGGCCTTCTACTCCGGACTTACAGAGAAAGAGATTTTGGAACACAATTTAGTAATTCCTACAAGTTATTTCTGGAAAGCACTTTTAAGGGATAAAAGTGGTTACACTATTGGTCGATTGGATTCCCGTTATTTGGGGATGGATAAGCAGTTGGCGGGTGATTCCCCAGATTACAACTCTGAACTAACTTCCTGGTTACATTCCTTTACCCCTGCCATAAACTACTACCTTCAGGAAGAATTAAAATTCAAAACGGACATGAAGTATAATATGTTCGGCCCTGTAAATCCTTGGGATGACAGTGATGATAATACTAGGGATAATTTGAGACAGGCTATGGCCCAAAATCCCTATTTAAAGGTGATGTTCCAATCTGGATATTACGATGGGGCAACAACATACTTTAATGCCAAGTATACTATGTGGCAGATAGATCCTAGCGGGCGTATGAAAGACCGATTTAGCTTTAAGGGATATAGAAGCGGGCATATGATGTATTTGAGAAGGGAAGATTTACAAAAAGCAAATAACGATATAAGGGAGTTTATTATTAATTCTAGCGCTACAGGTAAATCGGCCAAATATTAG
- a CDS encoding MIP/aquaporin family protein, giving the protein MTPFIAEIVGTGLLILLGGGVVANVVLKKTAGNNSGWIVITTGWALAVYIGVVVSAPYSGAHLNPAVSIGLALAGKFDWVLVPLFILAQFIGAMIGSFLVWAVYRNHFSATENGEAKKAVFCTSPAIRHYPTNLISEIIGTFVLIFTILYFTEASITDSETVVGLGSVGAIPVAFLVWAIGLSLGGTTGYAINPARDLGPRIVHALLPIKNKNGNDWGYAWIPVLGPIVGALLAALLSMILNQSIL; this is encoded by the coding sequence ATGACACCTTTTATTGCAGAAATTGTTGGCACAGGCCTACTCATATTATTGGGTGGAGGCGTCGTTGCCAATGTAGTCTTGAAGAAAACAGCTGGTAATAATAGTGGCTGGATAGTAATTACTACTGGCTGGGCCCTTGCGGTATACATTGGGGTGGTTGTTTCAGCACCCTACAGCGGAGCTCATTTAAACCCCGCAGTAAGTATAGGTTTGGCTTTAGCGGGTAAATTTGACTGGGTGTTGGTCCCCCTATTTATTCTCGCCCAATTTATTGGTGCTATGATAGGTTCTTTTCTTGTATGGGCCGTTTATAGAAATCACTTTAGCGCTACCGAAAATGGGGAAGCCAAAAAAGCAGTTTTCTGTACCTCTCCGGCAATTAGACATTATCCAACGAATCTGATAAGTGAGATCATAGGGACTTTTGTATTGATATTTACAATTTTGTATTTCACTGAAGCTTCAATAACAGACTCCGAAACCGTCGTAGGCTTGGGCTCAGTGGGAGCAATTCCCGTGGCATTTCTAGTATGGGCGATCGGGCTTTCGTTAGGTGGCACTACTGGGTACGCCATTAATCCGGCAAGGGACTTAGGGCCTAGAATAGTTCATGCCCTCTTGCCCATTAAAAATAAGAACGGCAATGATTGGGGTTATGCCTGGATCCCTGTTTTAGGACCAATAGTGGGCGCATTATTGGCGGCACTTCTTTCAATGATTCTTAACCAATCAATTTTATGA
- a CDS encoding DeoR/GlpR family DNA-binding transcription regulator — MKRHQDILERLQEKKYVEVSDLCKSLNVSAVTIRKDLRILEEKGLLFRTHGGASFDNPYINDRPVNEKEKISVSEKNKIAEAAAQLILENDSIMIASGTTVQALARCIRPKGKLTVITSSLNVTLELIKFREVEVLQLGGYVRHSSSSVVGNYAAYILDNISCSKLFLSVDGIDLEYGLSTTHLEEAQLNKRMLTAAQKIILLVDSSKFGKKSFAKICDLEQIDEIITDRGISLSLIEKLEEKGITVTVSNKE; from the coding sequence ATGAAAAGACATCAAGATATTTTGGAAAGATTACAGGAGAAAAAATATGTGGAAGTATCGGATCTCTGCAAAAGCTTGAATGTTTCTGCGGTAACCATTAGAAAGGATTTAAGAATTTTGGAAGAAAAAGGGCTCTTATTTAGAACCCATGGGGGAGCCTCATTTGATAATCCTTATATAAATGATAGGCCTGTTAATGAGAAGGAAAAGATTTCGGTATCTGAAAAAAATAAAATAGCAGAAGCTGCAGCCCAACTCATTCTGGAAAATGATTCCATAATGATCGCTTCGGGAACTACCGTCCAAGCATTGGCAAGGTGTATTAGGCCCAAAGGAAAATTAACGGTGATCACCTCCTCTTTAAATGTGACCTTAGAGCTTATTAAGTTTAGGGAAGTGGAAGTATTACAATTAGGAGGTTACGTGCGTCATAGTTCATCTTCTGTAGTGGGTAATTATGCGGCTTATATCCTTGATAATATCTCTTGCAGTAAATTGTTTTTAAGTGTTGATGGGATCGACTTGGAGTATGGTTTAAGTACTACTCATTTGGAGGAGGCGCAGTTGAACAAAAGGATGTTGACCGCAGCACAAAAAATAATACTATTGGTTGATTCTTCTAAATTCGGTAAAAAAAGTTTTGCCAAAATTTGTGATTTGGAACAAATAGATGAGATTATAACAGATAGGGGCATCTCACTATCATTAATTGAGAAATTGGAAGAAAAAGGAATAACGGTTACAGTTAGTAATAAGGAGTAG
- a CDS encoding mechanosensitive ion channel family protein: protein MIFQKELIFPEIAHVLYDYFISIGFSETAAKYFNMLGLLLAMLLIISILDFIIRKILIQAFTAFAKKTTTTFDDYLVINKVPRNVAHIVPLFIALEFMPTVLIDFKYADSIAEKGLHVFSIILTLWIVRSLLNTLKSYFKTLPHLRDKPIDSYIQVFMIFAWIIGIASALAIITGFEFIKFITTLGAASAVIILIFKDTILGFVASIQVSINDMVRIGDWITFEKYGADGDVTEINLATVKVLNFDYTTTTIPTYALISDSFKNWRSMVNSDGRRIKRALIIKQKSIKYLTKEDIERLKGIGLLTAYLERRGNDIETYNTTNNINKELAINGRNLTNIGVFRKYVESYVASHSGINKNMMLMARHLAPTSQGIPLEVYAFSSDRRWENYEYIMADIFDHLLAAVPYFDLELFELPDNSVHAVPRSS, encoded by the coding sequence ATGATATTTCAAAAAGAACTTATATTTCCAGAAATAGCCCATGTGCTATACGATTATTTTATTTCGATTGGTTTCTCAGAAACCGCGGCGAAGTATTTTAATATGTTGGGCCTCCTTTTGGCGATGCTTCTAATTATTAGCATCTTGGATTTTATCATTAGAAAAATCTTAATCCAGGCTTTTACTGCGTTTGCCAAAAAGACCACTACAACTTTTGACGATTATTTGGTGATCAACAAAGTACCAAGAAACGTTGCCCATATTGTTCCCCTATTCATTGCTCTGGAATTTATGCCCACTGTGCTGATCGATTTTAAGTATGCGGACAGTATAGCAGAAAAAGGACTTCATGTTTTTAGCATCATATTGACCCTCTGGATCGTTCGTAGTTTATTGAACACCCTTAAGAGCTATTTTAAGACCCTGCCCCACCTCAGGGACAAGCCCATAGATAGCTATATTCAGGTGTTTATGATCTTTGCATGGATTATAGGCATAGCCTCTGCTCTGGCCATTATTACCGGATTTGAGTTTATTAAATTCATTACCACCCTTGGGGCGGCTTCTGCCGTGATTATACTGATATTTAAGGATACCATTTTAGGGTTCGTTGCCAGTATCCAAGTTTCCATTAATGATATGGTCCGTATTGGGGATTGGATCACCTTTGAGAAATATGGGGCAGACGGTGATGTTACCGAAATTAATTTAGCTACCGTAAAGGTTCTAAATTTTGATTATACAACCACTACCATTCCTACCTACGCCTTAATTTCAGATTCTTTCAAAAACTGGAGGAGTATGGTGAACTCTGATGGAAGAAGGATTAAAAGGGCGCTGATCATCAAACAAAAGAGCATCAAGTATCTCACAAAAGAAGATATTGAAAGACTAAAGGGCATAGGCCTTCTTACAGCTTATTTGGAAAGAAGGGGAAATGATATAGAAACCTATAATACTACTAATAATATCAACAAGGAATTGGCAATTAATGGAAGAAATTTGACCAATATCGGAGTTTTTAGAAAATACGTGGAGAGTTATGTTGCCAGTCACTCGGGCATTAATAAAAACATGATGCTGATGGCTAGGCACCTTGCCCCTACCTCCCAAGGTATTCCTTTGGAGGTATATGCCTTTAGCAGCGATAGGAGATGGGAAAACTATGAGTACATCATGGCAGATATTTTTGACCATCTTTTGGCTGCTGTCCCTTATTTTGATTTGGAGCTATTTGAACTCCCCGATAATTCTGTTCACGCTGTACCTAGGTCATCTTAA
- a CDS encoding glycerol-3-phosphate dehydrogenase/oxidase → MNIFGRETILKGLKSTKNWDVIIIGGGATGLGIALDSVTRGYKTVLLEQVDFAKGTSSRSTKLVHGGVRYLAQGDIGLVKEALYERGLMLKNAAHLVSNQSFIIPNYRWWDGIFYTTGLKIYDLLAGKLSLGKSFHINKNETHNRLKTLKTEHLKGGVVYQDGQFDDSRLAINIAQTAIENGATLLNHFEVQKLRKDDTGTVNGVLAIDRESGTEYALNGKVVINATGVFTDEILQMDNEYAKNMVRPSQGIHFVLDKSFLPGDDAIMIPKTDDGRVLFLVPWHDKVVVGTTDTVLDSHSLEPIALEEEINFILNTANKYLTKKVERKDVLSVYAGLRPLAAPQDESEKTKEISRSHKIIISNSGLVTITGGKWTTYRRMAQDTLNKVIEKGKLKKKTCKTISLSIHGSTDIMDRNNHLYIYGTDYQEIKKLIQKDPELGEKLHPNLDFLKAEVVWAVRNEMARTIEDVLARRVRALFLDARAAIEIAPLVADILAKELEKSLEWKTSQILAFNAIAKNYILKGQPKS, encoded by the coding sequence GTGAATATTTTTGGAAGAGAAACCATTCTTAAAGGTCTAAAAAGTACCAAAAACTGGGATGTAATAATTATTGGTGGTGGTGCCACAGGTCTTGGAATAGCTTTGGATAGTGTTACGAGGGGCTATAAAACGGTACTTTTGGAACAAGTAGATTTTGCAAAAGGCACATCCAGTAGAAGCACTAAATTGGTACACGGTGGGGTCCGGTATTTGGCTCAAGGTGATATAGGTTTGGTTAAAGAGGCCTTATATGAAAGGGGATTAATGCTAAAAAATGCTGCACATTTAGTATCAAATCAGTCCTTTATCATACCTAATTACAGGTGGTGGGATGGTATTTTTTATACCACGGGTCTCAAAATATATGATCTTTTGGCGGGAAAATTAAGTTTGGGAAAATCGTTCCATATCAATAAAAACGAAACTCATAATAGGTTAAAAACCCTAAAAACCGAACATTTAAAAGGAGGCGTTGTATATCAAGATGGTCAATTTGATGATTCTAGATTAGCGATTAATATAGCCCAAACAGCCATTGAAAATGGGGCAACCCTTCTCAATCATTTTGAAGTACAAAAGTTGAGAAAGGATGATACAGGAACTGTTAACGGTGTACTTGCAATAGATAGGGAGTCAGGAACAGAGTATGCCCTAAATGGCAAGGTGGTCATCAATGCCACTGGCGTATTTACGGATGAAATATTACAAATGGACAATGAATATGCCAAAAATATGGTGCGCCCCAGTCAGGGGATACATTTCGTTTTGGATAAATCTTTTTTACCTGGGGATGATGCCATCATGATTCCAAAAACGGATGATGGACGAGTCCTTTTCCTGGTACCTTGGCATGATAAGGTTGTGGTTGGGACTACTGACACCGTTTTGGACAGTCATAGCCTGGAACCGATAGCCTTAGAAGAGGAAATCAACTTTATCCTCAATACGGCCAATAAATACTTGACCAAAAAAGTGGAAAGAAAAGATGTCCTTAGCGTATACGCGGGATTAAGGCCTTTAGCGGCGCCACAAGATGAGTCTGAAAAAACAAAGGAAATATCTAGAAGTCATAAAATCATTATTTCCAATTCGGGACTAGTTACGATAACTGGCGGCAAATGGACCACCTATCGAAGAATGGCACAGGATACCTTGAACAAGGTAATTGAAAAAGGGAAATTGAAAAAGAAGACCTGCAAGACAATTTCTCTTTCCATACATGGTTCAACTGATATCATGGATCGTAACAATCACTTATATATCTATGGTACGGATTACCAAGAAATTAAGAAATTAATACAAAAAGATCCTGAACTTGGAGAAAAACTACATCCAAATTTAGATTTTCTAAAAGCAGAAGTGGTTTGGGCCGTAAGAAATGAAATGGCCCGAACTATTGAGGATGTACTGGCCAGACGTGTTAGGGCCCTATTTCTTGATGCAAGGGCAGCAATAGAAATAGCCCCTTTGGTTGCCGATATTTTGGCAAAAGAACTTGAAAAGTCTTTAGAATGGAAAACCTCGCAAATCTTAGCATTCAATGCTATAGCAAAAAATTATATCTTAAAAGGCCAACCAAAAAGTTAA
- the glpK gene encoding glycerol kinase GlpK, with amino-acid sequence MDQYILALDQGTTSSRAVIFNKKGNIVSTAQKEFTQYFPQPGWVEHDPMEIWSTQAGIAAEALVKKGLNGSNIAAIGITNQRETVVVWDKKTGEPVYNAIVWQDKRTAEYCDELKEQGKSDLIRKKTGLVIDSYFSATKVKWILDNVEGARKRANEGDLIMGTIDTWLIWKMTLGEKHITDVTNASRTLIFNINTMSWDDELLTLFNIPKSMLPEVKQSSELYGHTSGTIIANKIPIAGIAGDQQAALFGQMCTKSGMVKNTYGTGCFMLMNIGEKPIVSKNNLLTTVAWKINGKTTYAFEGSVFIAGAVVQWLRDGLKIIKTSSDVEKLAGSVSDTEGVYVVPAFAGLGAPYWNQKAQGTIFGITRGTTDAHIARAAIESIAYQTMDILKAMEADAELTIKELRVDGGATVNNTLMQFQSDVLNTTTIRPKVIETTVMGAAYLAGLAVGYWDSLEEIQEIWQTDVHFNPTTEREGIDKGIKGWYKAISALQFWAK; translated from the coding sequence ATGGACCAATATATTCTTGCCCTAGATCAGGGTACAACCAGTTCCCGAGCCGTTATTTTCAATAAAAAAGGAAACATAGTTTCCACTGCCCAAAAAGAGTTTACCCAATATTTCCCGCAACCGGGCTGGGTAGAACATGATCCTATGGAAATTTGGTCCACACAAGCTGGGATAGCGGCGGAAGCCTTAGTAAAAAAAGGGTTGAATGGAAGTAACATTGCAGCAATAGGGATTACAAACCAAAGGGAAACGGTAGTTGTTTGGGACAAAAAGACAGGAGAACCTGTATACAATGCCATTGTTTGGCAAGACAAAAGAACCGCCGAATACTGTGATGAATTAAAGGAACAGGGCAAATCTGATCTTATCAGAAAAAAAACGGGTTTGGTCATTGATTCCTACTTTTCTGCAACCAAAGTAAAATGGATCTTAGATAACGTTGAGGGTGCCCGTAAAAGGGCCAATGAAGGAGATTTGATTATGGGGACCATTGATACGTGGTTAATATGGAAGATGACCTTGGGAGAAAAGCATATCACCGATGTCACCAATGCCTCTAGAACCCTTATTTTCAATATCAATACAATGTCATGGGATGATGAATTATTAACACTTTTTAATATCCCAAAAAGCATGCTTCCTGAAGTTAAACAGTCTAGTGAGCTGTACGGACATACCTCTGGAACCATCATTGCAAACAAAATTCCCATTGCGGGAATTGCAGGGGATCAGCAAGCAGCTTTATTTGGTCAAATGTGCACCAAATCCGGGATGGTAAAAAACACCTATGGGACCGGTTGTTTTATGCTCATGAATATTGGAGAGAAACCAATAGTTTCCAAGAATAATTTATTGACAACTGTTGCCTGGAAAATAAATGGAAAAACTACCTACGCCTTTGAAGGAAGTGTATTTATTGCTGGTGCTGTAGTACAATGGCTAAGGGACGGATTAAAGATCATAAAGACATCCTCCGATGTTGAAAAACTTGCTGGTTCTGTCAGCGATACTGAAGGAGTATATGTTGTACCGGCTTTCGCTGGGCTAGGTGCCCCATATTGGAACCAAAAAGCACAAGGAACAATTTTTGGAATTACTAGAGGAACTACAGATGCCCATATTGCTAGAGCAGCCATTGAGTCAATAGCCTATCAAACTATGGACATACTAAAAGCTATGGAAGCTGATGCGGAACTGACCATTAAAGAATTACGGGTTGATGGCGGGGCAACAGTGAACAATACCCTAATGCAGTTTCAATCAGATGTTTTAAATACTACTACCATAAGGCCCAAAGTAATAGAGACCACAGTTATGGGCGCCGCCTACTTGGCCGGATTGGCAGTTGGATACTGGGATAGTCTAGAGGAAATACAAGAAATCTGGCAAACCGATGTACACTTTAACCCTACAACAGAACGCGAAGGAATAGATAAAGGCATTAAAGGGTGGTACAAGGCCATCTCTGCCTTACAATTCTGGGCAAAATAA
- a CDS encoding DUF3050 domain-containing protein: MQQIEKIEREIVGLRQQLANHQLYAKLSEVDDIRVFMQHHVFAVWDFMSLLKALQINLTCTSVPWTPRSNATLARFINEIVHGEESDIDELGEPKSHFDMYLDAMDQIKADTVKINRFIGLINEHKQVSEACDIINLESGVREFIEFTFKIISTDKPHLIASAFTFGREDLIPDMFVEIIKNEEKGDASKSYSKLSYYLKRHIEIDGDEHGPLSLKMVSELCGEDQTKWDECLVVAKQALEQRIKLWDFITRQIESKKMQLQN, translated from the coding sequence ATGCAACAAATAGAAAAAATTGAAAGGGAAATCGTTGGTTTAAGACAACAATTGGCAAATCATCAATTGTATGCAAAATTATCAGAAGTTGATGATATTAGGGTTTTCATGCAGCATCATGTATTTGCTGTTTGGGATTTCATGTCCTTGCTCAAGGCACTACAAATAAATTTGACCTGTACGAGCGTTCCATGGACCCCTAGATCTAACGCAACATTGGCAAGATTTATCAACGAAATTGTACATGGGGAGGAAAGCGATATTGACGAACTAGGAGAGCCAAAAAGTCATTTTGACATGTATTTGGACGCCATGGATCAAATTAAGGCGGACACTGTCAAAATTAATCGATTCATTGGGCTGATAAATGAGCACAAACAGGTTTCAGAGGCCTGTGACATTATTAATTTGGAGAGTGGGGTTCGGGAATTTATAGAGTTCACTTTTAAAATCATCTCAACTGATAAGCCACATTTGATTGCTTCGGCCTTTACATTTGGTAGGGAAGATTTGATCCCTGATATGTTTGTTGAAATTATAAAGAATGAAGAAAAGGGTGATGCCTCCAAATCCTACAGCAAACTTTCTTATTACCTAAAAAGGCATATAGAAATAGATGGAGATGAGCACGGTCCCTTATCCCTGAAAATGGTTTCTGAATTATGTGGTGAGGACCAAACTAAATGGGACGAGTGTCTTGTGGTTGCCAAACAAGCTTTGGAACAAAGAATAAAATTATGGGATTTCATTACAAGACAAATTGAATCCAAAAAAATGCAATTGCAAAATTAA